The genomic stretch GCCCTGGAAGACTTGGGACTGGCGGAAAACACCGTTATAGCTTTCTGGAGTGACCACGGCTATCATCTTGGTGAACACAACGGCATCTGGCAGAAACGCTGTTTATTTGAAGAATCCGCTTCTGCTCCTCTGATCATTTATGCTCCAGGTCAAAAAGGAAACGGAAAGGCCAGCGAGCAGATTGTTGAGTTTGTGGATATTTACCCGACTATCGCCGAGCTTTGCGGACTTGAATCTCCCAAAGAAATCGAAGGTAAAAGCCTGGTTCCATTGCTCAAGAACCCAGCCAGGAAGTGGAAAGGTGACGCCTTCACACAAGTCCTGCGACCAGGCGATGGATTACCCGTTATGGGAGCAACTATTCGAACCGATCGCTGGCGCTACACCGAATGGAATGAAGGAGAACAAGGTGCAGAACTCTACGACCATGCTAACGATCCACACGAATTTAAAAACCTCGCATCTCAAGAAGAACACCAACAAACCATTCGCAAACTAAGCGAAAAGCTGAGAGCAACCGTAAACGGCCAGGTACCCACTTCTCCTTTCAGTCTACCGCGACTTTAACTCCTGATATTGACACTTATGAAATTACGACCACTCGGCTCAAGCGGCCTCCTCGTTTCCCCTGTGTGCCTCGGCACTATGACATTCGGTTCCCCCGTTGAAGAAGCAGATGCCATTAAAATCACCCATGGTGCCATTGACCTGGGCATCAACTTTATCGATACAGCAAATGTTTACGAAGGGTACAGTCGCTATCTTGGCTCCTCTGGTGGGGTGGCTGAAGAAATTCTGGGAAAGGCACTCGCCGATCGAAGAGACAAAGTCGTTTTGGCTACGAAAGTAGGAGCGCCTCTTGGGCCCGGACCACAAGACATGGGACTGTCTCCGTCCACTATCGGCCGCGAACTGGACGCCAGTCTCAAACGGTTGAAGACTGATTACATAGACCTTTACATTCTCCACTGGCCAGATGCACACACTCCACTTGAAACAACTCTGAGCGCTATTGAAACGGCCGTTCGCCAGGGCAAAGTGAGGTCCTTTGGAGTATCGAATCATTTTGCCTTCGACTTGTGCGAGTTGCTTTGGATCGCCGACAAGTATGGGTGGCCAAAACCTGTGTCCTCGCAAATTCCCTACAGCATGCTGAAAAGAGGGTTCAATACCGATTTGGAGTTTTGCGAGA from Verrucomicrobiota bacterium encodes the following:
- a CDS encoding aldo/keto reductase, which gives rise to MKLRPLGSSGLLVSPVCLGTMTFGSPVEEADAIKITHGAIDLGINFIDTANVYEGYSRYLGSSGGVAEEILGKALADRRDKVVLATKVGAPLGPGPQDMGLSPSTIGRELDASLKRLKTDYIDLYILHWPDAHTPLETTLSAIETAVRQGKVRSFGVSNHFAFDLCELLWIADKYGWPKPVSSQIPYSMLKRGFNTDLEFCEKHNIGVTPYQILEGGLLTGKYKRGQAIPEGSRMQENPNWISNPDETIYDQLEATEALAMEAGVPFSQYTVAWTLAQQALASVVLGVKSLKQVEDAVAGAQVCLPRDILDKQDKITPAPHRHSAPFSRPAK